The Terriglobia bacterium DNA window CGGGGAAGGGCCGGGAGCGACTTCGGGCTCTCCCTCGCAGAGACGAAAGAACCGGCTCTGTGCGGTAATGAGATCATCGGCCTCCTTGCGGGTCATGGTCGTGCCGGCCAGGATGTACCCATTGTTCGGATTGTTGTATCGCGCACTGTCACACCGGGTCGCTACGAAATGCCAGCATTGAGGATCCGTATCGCTCAACAGCTTGTATCTCCAGACACAGTTTTCCCCTCCCGATCCCGGCTGGACCGGCGGTGGACTGCCCATTCCTGGAACCGCAATCTGGCCCTTGCTCAACACGTTCACCGTCAGGGTGACGCGGGCTTCCTCCGCTCCTTTCTGTCGAACCAGGATGGGAATGGGAGTAGAGGCCGGGGTGGCATCGGAGGGTGCCGAAAAACGAAAGGGGAATTCATATTGACTGTGCAGGTCGGTGACCCCTGCGGTAAACATGGTTCCCGGTTCGGCAAATGTATTGCCGGGGAACACGGACACCTTTCCGGGCAGAGAGGCGCCATCCTCCTGCAACTGGGGGAAAATGACTTCCACTCGATCGGCCGTATTTCCTCGCCAGCCACTGACTACAACGCCGCAGCTGCGGTCGATTTCCCCTGGAACGATTTCCAGTGAGGTTCCACAGGTCAATTGGGCCCTCAGCCGGGTGGGTGGATTGACCGTGATGGAGAGGTGGCTCGAGGCCATCCCCCCTCGCCCATCCCTCACTATCACCGTCACCGTGACCTCCGCGGGTGAACCGCCCTCAGGCGACTTCAAACCGGTCGTCAACAATTGGACGCGGGGCCCCTCTCCGACGAGGACCCCGCCCGTTTTCGCCCAGAAGTAGGCCAGGGGATCGCCCTCCGGGTCCGAGGCTTGGGCAAACAGATTGACGGCTCCTCCTTCCGGAACAGAGGTGGTATCCGCATCCAGGCGCACCTCCGGAGGCTGATTACCTTCAGCAGCTTTTTGTGGCACCGAAGGGGTTGGGGGAGTCGTGGATAGTTTCTTCAGCTGGATGACGGTCGGATAATCGGCGCACTCGCTGACGTTCACTGCCGCCGTGTTGCCGGCGTATCCGGTGGCTTCCGCATCAATGCGATAGGGGGTGGAAGACGACGATACGCCGTTAAACCGCACGCTATTTGGCAACGGAGTCGAGATGCCCGCCGACGGGGAGAGGGTGGCTCGAGCATCCGGGATGGGCTGCCCGGTGGCCTGATCAACGACAGCGATTGTGATCGAAGACGATTCTTTTTTGAATTGGCCGGGATGAGTCATCCATTTTGACCGCCCCCAATCGCCTTTCAGTTGATTTTGCAGTTTTTCCAGGTATTTGTTTCTCAGATTCCGGTATTGATCCTCCAGCGAGGTTTTCTTCAAATCCTCTTTCTTCTGTGCGATCTCGTCTGTCAGGACCGTAACATCCCGGTCCGTCTTCTCTGTGATCGCTTCACTCAGAATTCTTTTGAACTCGACAAGGTCCGTGTGTATTTTTCCGTCCTTATCGATCTTGTTCATGGCCCGGTATTTGGCCATCGCTTTTTCGAACAGGGCTTCCTTGTTCTGATTCTTGTAGCGATAGTATTCCTCGCTCCCCATCCAGCTTTTGACTACGCCCGGCTGAGACAGGTTTTTCACATCATCCATGGTCCCCCAGAAGGTTGAAAGATCATCGGTGGGCAGAATTCTCAAGAGCGCGTCCGTCTGCACCGCAATGAGTTTCAGTTTGTAGATCATGACGGCGATGGAGTGCACCTTCTTGGCAAACTCCATTTCCTGGGTGGCCTTCTCAATCCGTTTTTCGAGAGTTCGAACCGGCGAATCCAAAGGGTCTCCGCCAAGGGCTTCGATGGCCGCTTGTCCATCCGGTGGATCCGGCACTACGGTCCCGCAAGGGAGAGCGCCGAGGGCCACATCCATCGAATCCCATTGTGCCTTCAGCCGTGAAAGATCCCACTCCAACTCATCGGACTGAGGAATGTTGGCGAGGGTTCTCTTGAAGGCTGTCGCGTGAACAACAACTTGTTTGAGAAGCTGGGCAACTTCATTTTTCTTGTCCTCAATCCCTTTCCGGGGATCTCCACCTGTTTGCGAATAGGAAGGCGCGGAAACCATTGAGGGGAGGATAAGAAGACAGAGGAAAGTGACTATGGACCTGGAAAGTGCCATCATGGGTTTTCCTTCCGGAAATTCGTCAATTTACGGCAACTGTGCGACCAATTTCTTAAAGTCACCCTGGTTGCGGATGCCTTCAAAATACCGGTCGTTCGTCAGCTCGTTTTTGTCGCGAAAACCGGCGGCCACCGCCTTCTCAATCCAACTCAGCGCCTGTCTCTTCTTTCCCAGGGAGGCCCAGGCGTGGGCGACGTCGATCATGGTCCAGACATCATCGGGCTTTAAACTGAGGGCCGACTCGGCCTGTTGCCGCGCCTCCTCGAATTGTCCCCGATCCAACAAAACACGAGCGAGGTTCCGATTGAGAAGGAAGTTTTTCGGCTCAAGTCTCAATCCGGCCCGGTAATACTCTTCCGCTTTGGGATAGTTCTTGAGGGCCTGGTACTGAGCCCCCAAATTGTTTAGAGCGTTGACAAACTTAGGATTTTTTTTGAGCGCCAGCTGGTAGATTTCGATGGCGCGGTCCTGTTTGCCCGTTTCGGCCAGCGTGTACGCAAAGTTAAAGTGAATCAGGCTCTTGAAATTATCATCGCGATCTACGGTCGCTTCGGATTCCGCCCATTGACTCAACCATTCATAGTGAGGGGCCGCCTTGGCGTAGTCCTTCTTTTCGTAGTACGCAGCGGCCAGGTCCAGGCGCGCATCGGCATATCGGGGACTTAATTCGACGGCCCGGGCCAGTTCCACGAGGGCCCGATCCATCTGTTTTTGTGCCCGCAAGAACCGGCCGTATTGATAATGGGTATAGTAATCATCGGGGGCCGTCGAAACGCCTTTTTGAAATTCTTCCTGGGCTTTATCCGCCAGATTCTTATGGTTCCAGTACATCAATCCCAGCCAGGTGTGTGCCTCCCCCTTGCCGTGGGGGGCGTACTTGGCATTTGAAGCGGCCAGAAATCGGACGATAGCCTCATCATAGTTTTTTTGGGATTGATAGGACCAACCCTGGGCCAGGTAGCCGCGGGCATAGTCCGGATCTACGACCACGGCTTTGTCGGCCTCGTCGCTGGCTTCGCTGTATCGCTTGGTGCGAAGCAGTTCACTGCAGCGGGAGACATAGATGTCCGCCAGGTATCTGGGGCTGAAATAGGAGACGGCGACGGTGGGGGCGTCGGGCGCTTTACTGTTGAAGAGGAGACCGTTGAACTTGGGATAATAAAACTCCTCCACCCCGCCCTCAGATCGATCACGGGACAGAACCCTTTTTCCCAGCTGCATGTCGGTTCGAATCGAATCGGCGGAGTGTGGCGACTTGAAATAAGCGTCCAGCCGCGCGACCTGTTTGGTGTCGGCAAAAAAAGTAATGACCAGGTGGTCAAAAATATTGGCTTCGGCCGGTGGCGCGTATTCATACAGTTCGGCGTCAGGCTTCACCCTCCGCAAGGATTCTCCGAACGAAAGGTCGACCTCGGCCTTTGTGGTTGTCCCGGGGATTACATTCAGAAAAGCGGGAACGTCCACCACAGCCGCCATGCCCGCCGGAAGAAAGAGAATCGACAGGAGCAGAAAGACCCTTAATCGAGGCAGACGAAGAGCCATAACCTTCAACCTCCCCGGGGACTGCTCGAACCGGTGGAAAACGGACCCGAATTCGATTCCCCTGGGATTAGAAATCGGCATGATCACCTAAAAAACTTAATGGAATTTATTGGCGGGGGCCTGTTACCGCCCCCCGGGAATTGGAACCCGGATTAGGTGTGGTTGTCTTCCGGTTCGTTGAGTGCGTCCTCGAATGCGCCCAGAGCTCGTTGAAATCCGCAAAATACACTAATCCATTTGTTCCAGCAGGACGATAAATCATTTAATGGGGTAGGTTGACGGGAGAACACCATCGATGGCTGGCAAAGTAATTGACATAGAAGATCGGAGAATAATTGAAGAGACGACCCATCTCTTGAGTTCAAACGTTTTCTCCTCTTCTGATGCCATCGTTAGCAAGGACTGGGATGGGACTATTCTCAGCTGGAACCAGGGTGCTGAGGAGATCTACGGCTATGACGCCGACGAAATGATCGGTCGATCCAATACCTTCCTGCGCTCCGCGAAAAGCCCTGATGATTTCCCTGAATTTGTGAAGAGACTTAAAGGCGGCCGGCCGGTCGAGACTTGCGAGGCGGAATGGACCAGGAAAGACGGCCGCCGGATTACGGTGTCATTGACGATCTTTCCCATCCGGGACGCAAGCGGCGACGTTGTGGGAACGGTGTCGATAGGTCAGGACATCACCAGCCGCAAGCAGGCGGAGGCTTCAATCCGGGAAAGTGAAGCCGAGCTCAAAGAGGCCCAGCGCCTGGCGCAGCTTGGGAGCTGGACCTGGAGTGTCGACACCGACAGGGTTACATGGTCAGACGAGCTCTACAGCATGGTCGGCGGCGATCCTCGACTCCCATCCCCCAATTTCAAAGAGCATTCCCGGTTGTACACTCGTGAAAGTTGGGATCGCCTCAAGAGTGCCGTCGAAAAAACGCTCAAAACGGGTGAGCCCTATGAACTGGAACTGGAACTTGTCCGTCCGGATGGTACTCTTCGATGGACGAGTGCGCGCGGTGAAGCCCGGCGGGACGACTCCGGCCGCGTCACCCGACTGCAAGGCACCCTTCAGGACATCACCGAACGCAAGCGGGCGGAAGATAGGATTTGCGAGAGCGAAGCTAATCTCGCCGCCGCCCAAAGGCTCGCTCACGTGGGCAGTTGGGAACTGGACATGACCAACCTGGAGGACGTGGACCAGAACGCATTGCACTGGTCGGATGAAGTCTTTCGCATCTTCGGGTATGAGCCCCATCAGATCAGGGTCTCGAATGAGACCTTCTTCCAGGCCGTCCATCCGGACGACCGGACACGCATTCATGAAGCCGTGGCGGCAGCCCTCGAACAAAGAAAGCCTTACAGCATTGACCACCGGATCGTCCTGCCCAGTGGCGAGGAACGGGTGGTTCATGAGCAGTCGGAGTTGGTCTGCGACCCGAACTCGGGACGACTGCTGAAAATGCAGGGAACGGTCCAGGACATCACGGAGCGCAAGCGCGCGGAAGAGGCGCTGCGCGAGAGCGAACGACGCCTCTCCACCTTGATTTCCAACCTCCCCGGAATTGCGTACCGGTGCAAGAACGATCGCACGTGGACGATGGAATTCATCAGTGACGGCTGTTTCGAACTCACGGGATACACGGCCGAAGATCTGACGCAAAACCGCAAGCTGAGTTTCAACGATTTGATCCACCCAGAGCACCAGGGACCCGCCTGGACCGACATCCAGGGAGCGTTGACCCAAAGGCGCCCTTTTCAGCTTACTTATCGCATCCGAACAGCTCAAGGCCAAACCAAGTGGGTCTGGGAGCATGGCCGGGGCGTCTACTCCGAAGAGGGAGAACTGCTCGCGCTGGAGGGGTTCATTACCGACATCACGGAGTCGATGCAGACGGAACGGGAGCGCCGGATCATTTTTGAGATCAGTGAGGGCATCAACCAGACGGCGAACCTCGACGAGTTGCTGCAGCGAATTCATCAAACGCTTCAGAAGGCGGTCTATGCCGAGAACTTCTTTATCGCCCTCTACGATAAGAAGCAGGAGCTTTTCGAATTCCCCTACTTTGTCGATCAATTCGATCCCCCACCCAACCCCGTCAAGGTGGGCCGAAGTCGAACCGCCTATGTATTCCGGACGGGCCAGCCGATCGTGATGACGGAACGAATCTTTCAAGGGCTGGTCCGGGAAGGCGAGTTGGAACTGGTGGGAACCCCGCCGGCGGTATGGCTCGGCGTCCCTCTCAGGACCCTGGAAGAAACGATCGGAGTCCTTGTCGTTCAACATTACTCGAATCCCAATGCCTACTCCCCGAGAGACCTGGAGTTCCTGACCTCGGTGGGGAACCAGATCGCCCTCGCCATTGAGCGCAAGCGTTCGGAAGAAGAGGTGCTCCTCCAGAAGGCGCGTTTTCAATCGCTCTTTGAGAATGCCCCCGTGGGAATCGTCATGCTGGATGACCAGGACCGGATCGTTCGGACGAACGGGGCGTTCGAGAAGCTGTTTGATTGGTCGCTGGAGGAGATTCAAGGAAAGTTCATCAATGATGTCGTCGTACCACCGGATTTGCGGGTCGAGGCCAATGAAATATCCAGGAAGAATTTAGAGGGAGTATCGGTGGAGATGGAGACGCTCCGGCGGCGCCGGGACGGAACTCGAGTTCCAGTGCATCTGTTTGGAGTTCCCTTGATCTCCAAGCAGAAACAGATCGGGATCTATGCGATCTATGCGGATTTGACTGAATCCAAGCAGCTCACCGACCAGCTCCGGCAGGCCCAGAAAATGGAGGCCATCGGGCGATTGGCGGGGGGCGTGGCCCATGACTTCAACAATCTGTTGACTTCGATCATCGGGTACAGCCAGCTCGTCCTGGGACGGCTGGGGGATGACCATCCCTTGGGCAGAAACCTTGAGGAGGTCATTAAAGCAGGGGAACGGGCCGCGAGGTTGACGAGCCAACTGCTGGCCTTCAGTCGAAAACAAATCCTTCAGCCCGTGATCCTCAACCTCAATACAGTCGTGTCGGACATGGACAAGATGCTCCGCCGGCTCATCGGGGAAGACATTGAGCTGGTCACTCTACTGGATCCCGCGCTGGGGTATGTCAAAGCGGACGCGGACCAGATGGGTCAAATCATCATGAACCTGGCGGTCAATTCACGGGATGCCATGCCTCACGGCGGCAAACTGACCATCCAAACTTCAAATATCAATCCCGAGGATGCCTCCTCGAAAACGCACTCCGGAATTGAGTCCGGCCCGTGCGTGATGTTGACGATCAGCGACACCGGATGCGGCATGGATCGGGAAGTCCTCTCCCATGTGTTTGAACCTTTCTTCACCACCAAGGAGCTGGGCAAAGGGACGGGGCTCGGGTTGTCCACTGTGTACGGGATCGTCCAGCAAAGCGGGGGCTGGATCGAAGTGTTCAGCGAACTCGACGTGGGCACAACCTTTAAGGTGTATTTGTCTCGAGTCTTCGAAGAGCCTCAAAAGTCGAAGGGAACACTTTCTCAAGCCAACCTGGGGGCGGAAACCATACTCGTGGTGGAGGATGAAGAAGGAGTCCGGAGTCTTGTCCGAAGCATCCTGGAAATGAAAGGGTACGAAGTCCTGGACGCAGGAAATGCCGAGGTGGCCCTTGAACTGCTCGCGCAGTCTCAGCACCCGATCGACATGTTGCTGACCGACGTGATCATGCCGAGGATCAGCGGAGTGGAATTGGCCCGGCGATTCAAATCGCAGTACCCCCAGGTGAAGGTCCTTTTCATGTCGGGGTACACGGACACCGCGCTTACCAATCATGGCGTCTTAGAATCGGGCACCGCCCTGATCGAAAAACCATTTACTCCCCACGCCCTGGCTCAAAAGGTCCGCGAAGTACTCGATGCCTGATCGGTCATGAGTGGGAGGCCACAGACACGCTTTCAGAGCCTGCCCTGGACGGCAAATTTCTAGGGATGAGTATCTCATCCCCCTTCCGAAGCCTGCTCGATCCTTCGTCGCGGATGGGGGAACTTTAGATTTGGATTTTGTTTGGAATTTGGACTTTGGTTTTTATTTGGAACTTGGACTTTGGAATTTGGAGTTTACCCTCCGTCCTCTTACACACTAACCACCGGGCACGAAGAGTCCCTGATGATCGCGTAGGCATAAGTCCGCAACCGTCCTCCCGAACCTCCATCCACGCCTCGGTTGATCACCAGGAGATCGGCCTTCAAAGTGGCGGCTGCATGACAGACCCCTTTGTGAACGTCCCCGAATTCCAGCTTCACCTCGGCCTTGATCCCCATGTCCTTCTTGAGTTCTCCAAGCGACGCCAAGGCCTCGTCGCTGACGTCTTTCCGCCACTCGGGGGAAAGATAGTAGGTTTGTGTATGCGGGTCGAGCGAGGTGATCACATGGACGATCGTCATAGGAGCTTTCATATCGTCTGCCATCCGTGCAGCCCAATCTAGGGTGTGTCTGCTTTGAGGACCCAGATCGATGGCGCAGACAATGTGGCCGGGCCTGGCTGACTCAAGCGAGTGAAACGCCTCCACATGCGTTCCCGTCCAAATGGGGCATTTGGCGTCGTGCAACACTTTTGCCGTGACTGACCCCAGCAGGAATCGACGGAAGGGTCCGTAGCCGTGTGTCGCCATCATGATCAGATCAGGCTTTTCGGAGAGGGTGTATTCCACAATCTTCCCGGCGGGATCACCATGGAGCATGGTGCGAGTGACCTTGAGATCCTGGAACTCCGTCTTCATGAAGGCGTCCAAGGTCCGCTGCGAGCCGGCCTGCAACTCAACGAGCAAATCCTCCAGCACGGGCGCGCCTTCAATCTTTCCGAACTCTCCCGGGGGTTCGAAAACATGCAAGAGTGCAAGTTCTGAATTAAAATGCCGCGCCAGATGGATCGCAAATCGGGCCGCTCCAGCACTTCGTTCAGAGAAATCGATCGGGAGTAGGATCTTGGATATCGAGAACATAAGAAGTCTCCTTGGCAGGACCGGGTGGCTACTCAGCAATAGTCCGAATTGAAAGATTCACTAGCCTCTTGCGGATGGAATGAGCATACACCATGTGTCGCTGCGTTGCAACGAACGGAGGACCAAAATCAATTTTGACCGGAGCGAGATCGTCCGATTCAGGTCTACTCCCCTGAAGTTAGACTCAGTTCGCTCCGGGATCCTTCAAAGGAGCCACAACATCGAACTGGTCGGTGAGATACCGTGTGGCGTTTGTCACACCATCTCGAACCGTCACGTGCGCGATGTAATGGCCGAGGGGAAGCTCCTGCAAGGGAATCCACATCCCCACCGGAAGCACCCCATTTTCGACGGGAGGAAGCTCTGTGATCAGCGAGAGCGGGGATTGAAAAACTAATTTTCCGTCGGAGATAAAAGAGTAACTCACGAGCACGGCCGGCTTCTTCAGAGTGGGGTCCAGGGCCGGATTGTAAAGCGTAAAATACAGGCACATCTGGCCGCCCCGGACAAATTTTCTGGCAGGCGATTGATAGATTTTCATGCCGTTGGAAATCAGGGGGTCCTTCTCGTCAAGCAGTTCCGACTCCAGTTTGTTCATCAGGGTGGAGAGGGCGCGCACTTCACCGCTCAAAACGAGACTGCTGGTGGCAAACAGGTTTCCTCCATACGGGGGGATTTCAATCGACTGCTCGACCGTCCCGACCAGATCGCCTTCCTCATGAGCAGCCACCTTGATCCGGTATTTTCCAGGAACCAGGTTAAAGTAGTTGGGGATGCTCAGGGTTGCGTCTTCAGGAAGGTTCTTAACCCGGTCTTCGTTCATCTTGAACTGGATGGTATCGCTGAAGCGGGCCGCCGTGGAGCCATCTTCGCGAAACGCCACTCCCAGGACGTCGATGGCATTGCTGCGCAGGGCCTTCGCTTTCTTCATTTTCAATTTGGAAATCGGGAGCTGGAGGGTCACCGGGATCCGCGCTTTGCCGGCCCCTTCGTAAAAGTAGTCGCTGACGAGACGAAGCGGGAGGGCCGTAAGTGGGACACTCTCTCCGATCGCGCTGTTGAGCGGCTTCTCGGCCGGCGTTCCGGCCAGTGCGTCCTGGGACTTCCGGTCAAAATAACCCTTGCGATACTTGACCTGGAGACCTTTCTTCCGGAGTTCCACCCTAATGGAGCGAAACTTTCCATCGTGGTTTTTATTGTTGGGCTCGTACCCGAGGGAATAGAAATTGCGCATCTCCGATTTGATCGCCTGGAGTCCGGGGCCAAAGTCGTTCGTATTTCGGATGTAGAACCCTCCCGTTTCGACCGCCATGCTGAGAAGAACATCTTTGAGCTGATTGAGGGTCAACTGGTCGAGGCGGCGGTCATTGAGGATCTGCTGATCCAGCGGATTGTTGGGGTTTGTCTGATTGCGATTGTCGGCAGGATTGGTTCCCGGGGTTCCACGAGGATTATCGCCGGGCGTTCCCCCGGGTGTACCGCCGGGCCTGCCGCCGCCGGGAGTCCCTCCCGGCGTTCCCCCGGGCGTGCCACCGCCGGGTCGGCTACCTCCGGGAGTCCCACCGCTGGGTGGGGGTGCGGGCTCACCGCGTCCCCCGGGCGCGCCCCCGCCGCGCGGGGGCGGTGCTTGGAAGGAGTTGACAAATGATCCGGAAAGAATAGGAGAAGGAAAGTTGAATCCAATACGGCGTGGATTCGGCGGTGCGGCGGGCTGATCCGTCCCCAGACCCTTCGCATCAATAGTGTAAACGGTGACATTGGCCTTGTTGGCGGCATCAATCGCTGCAATCAAATCGATGCTGTTGTCGGCGGAGAGCGTAACTCCACCCGAAAAAACAATGAGGGATTTCTTGCCTTTCACCCCGCGGAGGGAATTGAAAAGGTCTCGCATCCCCAGCATCATGTTTCGAGCATCGAATTGACTGCCGAGCGACCGGAGATTCTGTTGCGCACGGCTGAACGGGGGACTCGCGGCGGCATCCGTCCCCGGTTCGGGCACTCCTGATCCCTCCGACCCGACAATGACACCCAGGGCCCGGGCGAGACGGGCCTTGTTGTCGGAAAAATTCTGGACGATTTGCATGGAGTACCGGTAGTTGACGATGGCCACCAGATCTCCGGGACGGAGGCTCTCGTCAATGAATCGCGCCGCGGCCTTTTGGGCCCGCTCCTGGCTCGCGAAATCCATGGAGGTGTTGTCGAAAAGGAACAGGATGTAGTTCATCCGCTCGGCGCCCATGGGCTGGTCAGTGGTAATGGAGGCGAACTGCGCGACCGGCGTATCTTCGCTGTAGTATTCAAAATGGCGGATCTCCTGCAGCGCTTCGTCTTCTCGAATTTCAAAGTCGTCTTTAGTTAGCCCCGCGACGGGTTTTCCCTTCTTGTCTTTGACGACGACGTCGATAGTGACGATAGGGACCTCAACGCGAATGACGTTTTCATTCGTGAGAGGAGCTTGTTGCTTGGATTGAGGAGCTGGAGCCGCTCCCGCCGGTCCGGCTTGAGCTGACACCGCTTGGGAACCGGACACCTCGAGGACATTGACGGCGCACAGCAGGAGCCCCGCCGCAAAGACCCCCAGGCAGGAACCCTTCAGCCATTTCTTTGTTTTCATGATGTGTCCTTCCAATTCTTTGTCCGCTGACAGACGGGCGGAGCCACCCGGCGATTTCCTGTCCTCAGTCCATAATTTCGATGGTTTTCGTTGCGCTCCCAAGCTTGGTTTCTCCCGCCTCTCGGACGACGGCTTTGACCTTGTAACTGCCCGGCTCCAACTGGAAGCGAGCCTGGGCCATCAGCCCTTCATCCATGACGTTCTTGAATCCGGGATCGGTCAGGTTGAAATCGATGCGCGTCTCCCAGCCGTCCACATACCGGCCGTTGGCATCATAAACAACCGTCAGGATCGTGAAGATGTTCTGGTTCCGGTTCTCACGCTTGTGGAACCGGATCTTCTTCAGGTCGATCCGCGTCTGGACTGCCACCAGGGTTCGAGAGGATTCCAGATGGGTGATGTGGTATCCCATTGTGACCGGGATCTCCTTCAAATCCTGTGAAATCCGCAGGGCTTCATTGAGATCGTTATTCTTTGCAGTCTCAAACGCCTCCTCGCCCCGGGGCGCAAGATATCCCTTGCGCGCAGTGACGATCACATCCGGGCGATTGACCTTTACCACCAGCTTGCGAAACTTGCCGTCCCGGGCGCTGTTCGACGAGTAATAGCCCAGGACGTACCGGACCGGCGAGGGCTGGGAAGCTTTCTTCAGTTGCGCCAGGAGATCATTGTTGTTGTGAAGAAAGTGGCCCCCGGTGTCCAAGGCCAGGGCGTTGAGGGCGTCCTGTCTCGCGGAGGCCTCATCGCGGTCCAAACGCATCCTGGCCGCAAAGGACTGCGCGGTCGTGGTGATGCTGCTGGAAGCCTCTCCTCCGGGCAAGAAGGCGCGTAACCCCCCGGCATCAATCGACTCAAATACCGTATTGGCACGAATCGCGGCATCAATAACATCCTGGATTTGAGATTCGATCTGTCGAATAAGGAATCCATCCGAGAGAAAAACGACGGTCTTCGGACCCTCGATGGACTTCAAACGCCTGGCCAGGGCTTGAACCGAGTCAAGGGTCCGACGGGAATCATACATGATCAAAGTGTTTCGTCCGCGGGCCGCGGAAACGCACATATTCGCTGCGATC harbors:
- a CDS encoding universal stress protein, whose protein sequence is MFSISKILLPIDFSERSAGAARFAIHLARHFNSELALLHVFEPPGEFGKIEGAPVLEDLLVELQAGSQRTLDAFMKTEFQDLKVTRTMLHGDPAGKIVEYTLSEKPDLIMMATHGYGPFRRFLLGSVTAKVLHDAKCPIWTGTHVEAFHSLESARPGHIVCAIDLGPQSRHTLDWAARMADDMKAPMTIVHVITSLDPHTQTYYLSPEWRKDVSDEALASLGELKKDMGIKAEVKLEFGDVHKGVCHAAATLKADLLVINRGVDGGSGGRLRTYAYAIIRDSSCPVVSV
- a CDS encoding VWA domain-containing protein, whose product is MKTKKWLKGSCLGVFAAGLLLCAVNVLEVSGSQAVSAQAGPAGAAPAPQSKQQAPLTNENVIRVEVPIVTIDVVVKDKKGKPVAGLTKDDFEIREDEALQEIRHFEYYSEDTPVAQFASITTDQPMGAERMNYILFLFDNTSMDFASQERAQKAAARFIDESLRPGDLVAIVNYRYSMQIVQNFSDNKARLARALGVIVGSEGSGVPEPGTDAAASPPFSRAQQNLRSLGSQFDARNMMLGMRDLFNSLRGVKGKKSLIVFSGGVTLSADNSIDLIAAIDAANKANVTVYTIDAKGLGTDQPAAPPNPRRIGFNFPSPILSGSFVNSFQAPPPRGGGAPGGRGEPAPPPSGGTPGGSRPGGGTPGGTPGGTPGGGRPGGTPGGTPGDNPRGTPGTNPADNRNQTNPNNPLDQQILNDRRLDQLTLNQLKDVLLSMAVETGGFYIRNTNDFGPGLQAIKSEMRNFYSLGYEPNNKNHDGKFRSIRVELRKKGLQVKYRKGYFDRKSQDALAGTPAEKPLNSAIGESVPLTALPLRLVSDYFYEGAGKARIPVTLQLPISKLKMKKAKALRSNAIDVLGVAFREDGSTAARFSDTIQFKMNEDRVKNLPEDATLSIPNYFNLVPGKYRIKVAAHEEGDLVGTVEQSIEIPPYGGNLFATSSLVLSGEVRALSTLMNKLESELLDEKDPLISNGMKIYQSPARKFVRGGQMCLYFTLYNPALDPTLKKPAVLVSYSFISDGKLVFQSPLSLITELPPVENGVLPVGMWIPLQELPLGHYIAHVTVRDGVTNATRYLTDQFDVVAPLKDPGAN
- a CDS encoding tetratricopeptide repeat protein, which encodes MALRLPRLRVFLLLSILFLPAGMAAVVDVPAFLNVIPGTTTKAEVDLSFGESLRRVKPDAELYEYAPPAEANIFDHLVITFFADTKQVARLDAYFKSPHSADSIRTDMQLGKRVLSRDRSEGGVEEFYYPKFNGLLFNSKAPDAPTVAVSYFSPRYLADIYVSRCSELLRTKRYSEASDEADKAVVVDPDYARGYLAQGWSYQSQKNYDEAIVRFLAASNAKYAPHGKGEAHTWLGLMYWNHKNLADKAQEEFQKGVSTAPDDYYTHYQYGRFLRAQKQMDRALVELARAVELSPRYADARLDLAAAYYEKKDYAKAAPHYEWLSQWAESEATVDRDDNFKSLIHFNFAYTLAETGKQDRAIEIYQLALKKNPKFVNALNNLGAQYQALKNYPKAEEYYRAGLRLEPKNFLLNRNLARVLLDRGQFEEARQQAESALSLKPDDVWTMIDVAHAWASLGKKRQALSWIEKAVAAGFRDKNELTNDRYFEGIRNQGDFKKLVAQLP
- a CDS encoding PAS domain S-box protein, coding for MAGKVIDIEDRRIIEETTHLLSSNVFSSSDAIVSKDWDGTILSWNQGAEEIYGYDADEMIGRSNTFLRSAKSPDDFPEFVKRLKGGRPVETCEAEWTRKDGRRITVSLTIFPIRDASGDVVGTVSIGQDITSRKQAEASIRESEAELKEAQRLAQLGSWTWSVDTDRVTWSDELYSMVGGDPRLPSPNFKEHSRLYTRESWDRLKSAVEKTLKTGEPYELELELVRPDGTLRWTSARGEARRDDSGRVTRLQGTLQDITERKRAEDRICESEANLAAAQRLAHVGSWELDMTNLEDVDQNALHWSDEVFRIFGYEPHQIRVSNETFFQAVHPDDRTRIHEAVAAALEQRKPYSIDHRIVLPSGEERVVHEQSELVCDPNSGRLLKMQGTVQDITERKRAEEALRESERRLSTLISNLPGIAYRCKNDRTWTMEFISDGCFELTGYTAEDLTQNRKLSFNDLIHPEHQGPAWTDIQGALTQRRPFQLTYRIRTAQGQTKWVWEHGRGVYSEEGELLALEGFITDITESMQTERERRIIFEISEGINQTANLDELLQRIHQTLQKAVYAENFFIALYDKKQELFEFPYFVDQFDPPPNPVKVGRSRTAYVFRTGQPIVMTERIFQGLVREGELELVGTPPAVWLGVPLRTLEETIGVLVVQHYSNPNAYSPRDLEFLTSVGNQIALAIERKRSEEEVLLQKARFQSLFENAPVGIVMLDDQDRIVRTNGAFEKLFDWSLEEIQGKFINDVVVPPDLRVEANEISRKNLEGVSVEMETLRRRRDGTRVPVHLFGVPLISKQKQIGIYAIYADLTESKQLTDQLRQAQKMEAIGRLAGGVAHDFNNLLTSIIGYSQLVLGRLGDDHPLGRNLEEVIKAGERAARLTSQLLAFSRKQILQPVILNLNTVVSDMDKMLRRLIGEDIELVTLLDPALGYVKADADQMGQIIMNLAVNSRDAMPHGGKLTIQTSNINPEDASSKTHSGIESGPCVMLTISDTGCGMDREVLSHVFEPFFTTKELGKGTGLGLSTVYGIVQQSGGWIEVFSELDVGTTFKVYLSRVFEEPQKSKGTLSQANLGAETILVVEDEEGVRSLVRSILEMKGYEVLDAGNAEVALELLAQSQHPIDMLLTDVIMPRISGVELARRFKSQYPQVKVLFMSGYTDTALTNHGVLESGTALIEKPFTPHALAQKVREVLDA
- a CDS encoding VWA domain-containing protein, yielding MPNKFIHQGRDLPLSIGLGILLLMSVPSWADKKPKSGAPKESDTQTFKVVVDLVSVNASVTNKKGEPVKDLTQDDFLILEDGVPQKISHFKVEAAEGVTIPSSSRESAAGTPEAVVPLSRKIILFVDDYHIEFGNLARLKKAGTDFIRNSLGPNDVIALITASGKNSTELTQSREYVISNLNNISPLLMTHRATNECPPLNDLQASFISERGEEADEIQKMPEPLQICVLDAIDCANLSGTFNRITIAANMCVSAARGRNTLIMYDSRRTLDSVQALARRLKSIEGPKTVVFLSDGFLIRQIESQIQDVIDAAIRANTVFESIDAGGLRAFLPGGEASSSITTTAQSFAARMRLDRDEASARQDALNALALDTGGHFLHNNNDLLAQLKKASQPSPVRYVLGYYSSNSARDGKFRKLVVKVNRPDVIVTARKGYLAPRGEEAFETAKNNDLNEALRISQDLKEIPVTMGYHITHLESSRTLVAVQTRIDLKKIRFHKRENRNQNIFTILTVVYDANGRYVDGWETRIDFNLTDPGFKNVMDEGLMAQARFQLEPGSYKVKAVVREAGETKLGSATKTIEIMD